Proteins co-encoded in one Corylus avellana chromosome ca9, CavTom2PMs-1.0 genomic window:
- the LOC132191561 gene encoding triacylglycerol lipase SDP1 has translation MDISNEASVDPFSIGPSTIIGRTIAFRILFCKSMSHLRYQILHVFLDLIYRFKDFMAPMVAWLHPRNPQGILAMVTIIAFLLKRYTNVKQRAEMAYRRNFWRNMMRTALTYEEWAHAAKMLDKETPKLNESDLYDEELVRNKVQELRHRRQERSLRDIIFCMRADLIRNLGNMCNPELHKGRLHVPKLIKEYIDEVSTQLRMVCDSDSEELSLEEKLAFMHETRHAFGRTALLLSGGASLGSFHVGVVRTLVEHKLVPRIIAGSSVGSIMCAVVATRSWPELQSFFEDSLHSLQFFDQIGGIFTVVKRVMTQGAVHEIRQLQMMLRHLTSNLTFQEAYDMTGRILGITVCSPRKHEPPRCLNYLTSPHVVVWSAVTASCAFPGLFEAQELMAKDRSGEIVPYHPPFNLDPEEGSGTHVRRWRDGSLEIDLPMMQLKELFNVNHFIVSQANPHIAPLLRMKEFVRAYGGNFAAKLAHLVEMEVKHRCNQIMELGFPLGGIAQLFAQDWEGDVTVVMPATLAQYSKMIQNISYVELQKAANQGRRCTWEKLSAIKANCGIELALDECVAILNHMRRLKRSAERAAASSLGLASTAKFSASRRIPSWNCIARENSTGSLEDLQDVASSYHQGVGGSTGGGPSGKNFRNHRNLHDGSDSESESVDLNSWTRSGGPLMRTTSAEKFIHFVQNLDVDAELNRGLMANPNSITLQIVGNNQYYHNPMVTTPDRNPEVPDFDQRDLGNRVSSNGSSSGSSIMVTEGDLLQPERTHNGIVFNVVKKEDLTVSTRSHDAESYSSDIPECMQLDCLEKETDASSASEYGDDIVATTNSLNVPDSTSGDHSGIDDGSSQHVVDG, from the exons ATGGATATTAGTAATGAGGCCAGTGTTGATCCTTTTTCAATTGGACCTTCAACCATTATTGGTCGAACAATAGCTTTCAGAATTTTATTCTGCAAGTCCATGTCCCATTTGAGGTATCAAATACTTCATGTGTTTTTGGATCTAATCTATAGATTTAAGGACTTTATGGCACCCATGGTAGCATGGTTACACCCCCGAAACCCACAAGGAATATTGGCAATGGTGACAATAATCGCATTTTTATTGAAACGATATACAAATGTAAAACAGAGGGCTGAAATGGCTTATCGGAGGAATTTTTGGAGAAATATGATGAGAACTGCATTGACCTATGAGGAATGGGCTCATGCTGCGAAGATGCTAGATAAAGAGACCCCAAAACTGAATGAATCAGACCTGTATGATGAAGAACTTGTGAGAAACAAGGTTCAAGAACTCCGCCATCGCCGCCAAGAGAGATCCCTGAGggatattattttttgcatGCGAGCTGATCTTATCAGAAATCTCGGTAATATGTGCAATCCTGAACTTCACAAGGGTAGGCTTCACGTGCCGAAGCTCATAAAGGAGTACATAGATGAGGTCTCAACTCAGTTGAGAATGGTTTGTGATTCAGATTCAGAGGAGCTATCATTAGAAGAGAAGCTTGCTTTCATGCATGAAACGAGGCATGCCTTTGGGAGGACAGCTTTGCTTTTGAGTGGGGGTGCTTCCCTTGGATCTTTTCACGTCGGTGTGGTTAGAACACTGGTTGAGCATAAGCTTGTGCCCAGAATAATTGCTGGCTCTAGTGTAGGATCTATTATGTGTGCTGTGGTTGCCACTAGGTCTTGGCCTGAGCTACAGAGTTTTTTTGAAGATTCTTTGCACTCCTTGCAGTTTTTTGATCAGATAGGTGGGATTTTTACTGTAGTGAAGAGGGTCATGACACAAGGGGCTGTTCACGAGATCAGGCAGTTGCAAATGATGTTGAGGCATCTAACAAGTAACCTTACATTTCAAGAAGCTTATGATATGACAGGTCGAATTCTTGGGATAACGGTTTGCTCCCCAAGGAAGCATGAGCCACCTAGATGCCTTAATTACTTGACTTCACCTCATGTTGTTGTATGGAGTGCAGTGACTGCTTCTTGTGCATTTCCTGGACTCTTCGAGGCTCAGGAGCTGATGGCAAAGGATAGAAGTGGAGAGATCGTTCCTTATCATCCACCATTTAACTTGGATCCCGAGGAGGGCTCTGGTACTCATGTGCGACGGTGGAGAGATGGCAGCCTGGAGATTGATTTGCCTATGATGCAATTGAAAGAACTGTTCAATGTGAATCATTTTATTGTCAGTCAGGCAAATCCTCATATAGCACCATTGTTGAGGATGAAAGAATTTGTGAGAGCTTATGGAGGCAACTTCGCTGCCAAG CTTGCTCATCTTGTGGAGATGGAGGTGAAACATAGATGCAACCAGATAATGGAACTTGGTTTCCCTTTAGGGGGTATTGCTCAGTTGTTTGCTCAAGATTGGGAGGGTGATGTCACTGTTGTTATGCCTGCCACACTCGCTCAG TACTCAAAAATGATACAAAACATATCATATGTGGAGCTTCAAAAGGCAGCAAACCAAGGGAGAAGGTGTACTTGGGAGAAGCTCTCGGCCATAAAAGCAAACTGCGGGATCGAGCTTGCTCTTGATGAGTGTGTTGCAATTCTCAACCACATGCGTAGACTAAAAAGGAGTGCCGAGAGAGCTGCTGCTTCTTCTCTTGGCCTAGCTAGCACAGCGAAATTCAGTGCTTCCAGACGAATTCCTTCTTGGAATTGCATTGCGCGAGAGAATTCCACTGGCTCCCTTGAAGACCTTCAAGATGTCGCTTCCTCGTACCATCAAGGAGTTGGTGGATCCACTGGAGGAGGACCTTCTGGTAAAAATTTTCGAAACCACCGTAACTTGCATGATGGAAGTGACAGTGAGTCTGAAAGTGTTGATTTAAATTCTTGGACGAGGTCTGGCGGGCCCTTGATGAGAACTACTTCAGCTGAAAAGTTTATTCACTTTGTCCAAAATTTGGACGTCGATGCGGAACTAAACAGAGGCTTAATGGCTAATCCTAACTCAATTACTCTTCAAATAGTAGGCAACAATCAATATTATCATAATCCAATGGTGACAACACCAGATAGAAACCCTGAAGTCCCAGACTTTGATCAGAGGGATCTTGGCAATAGAGTTTCCAGTAATGGTTCCAGTAGTGGTTCCAGCATAATGGTGACTGAAGGTGATCTTTTGCAGCCTGAAAGGACCCATAATGGGATTGTGTTTAATGTTGTTAAGAAAGAAGATTTAACAGTGTCAACTAGGAGCCACGATGCGGAAAGTTACAGCAGTGACATTCCTGAATGCATGCAACTCGATTGTCTTGAGAAGGAGACTGATGCTAGCTCTGCATCTGAATATGGCGATGACATTGTTGCTACAACAAACAGTCTAAATGTTCCAGATTCTACTTCTGGGGATCACTCTGGCATAGATGATGGCAGCAGTCAACATGTTGTCGATGGTTAA